The genomic segment TGCTATTGATCATCTGATATTACCAAATCTGTTCGATTCCGTAGTTCTGAATTTGGTGTTTTCTTGCTACATTTACCTTTGTTGACATTACCTTTGTCTGTTAGTTTGATATATGATTGGGTTGATGTATCTGGATTATaaggtttttatttaatttttattctcCAAGGATATATATCCAAATATTAAGGGGAACTTTAAGGGATGAATTGATTCTAGAATTTTAGCGATTTTATGGATTATAAAAATTCGGTGATGAtgtaattttttgtaaaataatgTGATATTTAAACATGACTCGCAAATGTTTagatatattcaaaatattattattattttaataacttatgaaattttaataatatttgatataattgaaagattttgacaGATTATTAAtcgaaaaatatatcaaattcaCATGTTACAaaactaattaatttattcttttttatatgttttatatcttgagtttttttaaaaacatatttttattattaaaaataatttaaaatcaaaattattaacatcatttattttatatttttgagtcCTAGTTCTGATtacaaaatttggtaaaatttaaaattacattattaaaatttattttaataattttctgtaAATTTAGTTAATAAATATCTTCATTTTAATTATAactcaaatatatatttatcagTGAATAAATTCGATACGTGTGATAACAACATAGTTGTGAGGAACTATGTGTTGGCTCGAGCAAcaataaaactatgaaaattcCATTCAGAGCTCTTCAAATCCTTCTTCGTCACCTTCTTCTTCTATCCTTTGCAACTCTGTCCTCCAAAATGACATCTGTAAACAGATTAGAGACCCCATTACTCTCGGTACTCATGGTCTAAATGGGAAAACAACTATCGAGACAATGGAAACACAATACAAATTATGGATGGGGGAGTTCGACAAGAACAAAGATTCTTAACCTGATCGTCAGAATATTGCAGCTTCTCTGCAACAAAAAGCGTATTAATGTATCTATCCCCTGCCAATTCTTTCCCAAGGTTATGAGCAACTTCCTCATAATCCAGGAGCTCCACCCGCAAACCATGTCCCATGAAGAGCTTATCGATCCTCGTTGTGGACTTGGATCGAGCAACAAatagatgatattttgatcagTAAAGACGGattgaaatcaaaataataGGTGTTTCCCTTAAATAGCAACACAGCTCACTAACCGTGGTTCCATTTTCAATATCACCCAACCAAACAGGCATTTCCCCAAACAAGAGACATCCCTTCGTGGCTAAATTACTGACCACgtttaaaatatctttaaaattAGCCAAACTCAATATTGGAAATCCCTGCAGTAATAAACTTAACTCAGCATTTATGTTAAAACAGATCTAGTAAGATCAAGCGCAAAGCTTTAGCTTTGGCATTACATTTTGGAAAATTACTGTAATACCCAATGAACAAGCTTAATCACCTGGAAAACCCAGACGCTAGGTCTGGAACCATTAAATCCTTTGCTTTGTAAATGTTGCTGAATGTCAGATGTTTCAGATGGCACGTGAAGGAGCAAGCACCTTCTCGGAATCTTAGCCCCAACATCTGATGGTTTTCCAAAAAAAAGTAGGGTTAGGAAGTGTCGCTGTTCATTGAAAGATGCTAAAGTAAAAATGATCTAAAATGTTATTCGAGACAATGATATCTGTTCACAATATCATACAATGATCAAATTCCTTTTGCTTCAATTTATCCACTCTGTTTAAATGtggtaaaattttaatataaactaGGATATGCATGCATATTCATGACCAAGATATGATATCATAGCTTCGAGTTTTACCCACCTTAATTATGTAATTCTAAGCTTTGGTAGTCATCAATAAATACAGTGAATTGTCCAATTTTAGGATTATACAGAAGAAAAGGTGGCATCATACATACCTTCGAGTTTCTGTACTGATTGTTTGAATATTCTTTCGGGAGACACATCAAATAGTACGGTTGATGCTGGCCAATTGAGCTTGTAAGGTCGTGTATCCATTCCATCAGTCATCAACACAACCTACAACATGCCAGAGGATGAGCATTCACACGACTTCAAAACCTTGGAAACTAATCATTCAGCATTCTTCATGCGCCAGCGTAATACCTGCCTAAGCTCTTCGTTTGTCCTCATCACGTTGACCAATTTGTCATCAATAAACTTGGTAGCAAGGCAGTGCTTGTGCAGACCACAATTTGCATCAGCTAGAATATCAGGAGGTGAAAGGCATTCAATGTATGGATCTACAAACAGAGGATCTGCAAAAGCATTATTCCAACACAAACAGAGGATGTTCATTGCACAATCATAGTTATAGCATCTGCACAAAAACATATATCTGACACGAAATGTATGTGTTTCATTCTGACGAGACTGTGGTTTCATTTTGAATTTCATAACAAATAATCTAAGCATACAGTTCAAAAACCCGTTCATGGTAAAAAGATAACAGAGACAACTATGATATATTAGTCGCATTTCTCATGCATCAGAAATTTTAGTTTTTAACACATTCAGCAATAATGTACAAAATCAGGTCACGCATACGATCATATATTCCTCATCCTACTGACAAAAATCACCAGTTTGTGCCTGCAAAGTCCTTGACACATAAAGATGCATGAAGGTAGTCGGAAAAATTGAATGAAAAGCATGCTAATAACAATGATTGATTCTGGGTGCGTGCGCATATAGAGTAGACAGTGCCTGCACGAAGGGTCTCCTTGAGACGAAGAGAAGCACGTTGCATTGCGTTTTGGAATAACAAATCGTCTTTTTCAGTCTCGAGCTTGGCGTTAATAACACATTTTTTTATCGTCTTGGGAGCATAGAATAGCGATACGTGCCGCAAACATAAAGCAGCCATGGGATGTGGAAACCACGAGAAAACAACCATAGTGAGTGCAGAACTGCAGCAATTCATCACTTGATTAGATGGATATTAATACATAAAACTATTCATTACACGCTTCCTTCAAATTTGAGCTTTTGGAAGAAATGGTTCTCGAGCTACAAGATCAAAGACCCCTGGAGCACAAAATCCAAATATTTCATTAGATTGATCTTATGTAGCCTTTAATGCCGGATGCCCAACCAATTtgcaattttaaatatttaatagatTTTATGTATGAttgtttaaaatacaaagattaATTTCTGAAATTGATTAAACTGCCTTTTGTTAAGGATAATTACGAAGATCAAGGCATGATTATCACTAATAAAGGAGCATATCaagaaaaaaatcaatataCTCAGATCAAGGATCATCATACACATTACTGATGCAATTAGAGATTGACAGATGCAACTAGTTTTGGATATATAGAGCTTCCatccatttttcttcttacaATTCTCATGGCATCAGAGACGGGCCCTATACCAACAAACCAACACAAAACGTCTTCAGCTTCTTCTTCCTTATTGAAGCAAGAACCTGAACTCAATTTGCAGTCATTTCACCAATGTTCtagtttgatctccatcaaactaaaCTAAAGCAATTTTCTTTTGCGGCGATCCCAAATCATCCCACTAATCTGCATCCTTGGTATCTATTTTCACATCTCTGTGAATGAAAAACCAGCTGAAGAAATTATGAATGAAAAGAGAAAATAACAAATGAACTCCCAATATCAAATCTGGGTGACAAATGGACTCCTAACTTCATGACTCCTTGGAACCACGACGGAAGATGTCCTTAACATGATTTTCGGAGAAGCAGGAACTGCTTTTGATCTATGGACATCACTAGTACAACTATTACTTCCCATCACCATCGAAAAAGAAGGAAATCTGAAACATCAGCTGATGGCAATTAAGAAAGGTTAGCCCACTTGGAGGATACCTTAAAGAATTCAAATTCATATGTGATAATCTTGTAGCCATTCGGAAACCAGCTCCAGATCCTGATAAGATCTTCCAATTTGCAAGGGGCTTAGGTGCCCAGTACACAGATTTTCAAAATGCTTGACTCACAATGAGAGGAAGCGAAAACACACATCCAACATGCTCAGGACTTCTTTGGCCAAAGAGGTCGGGCAAAATGGACGAAGATGACACTTCAACTCTCGTGGCAAAGGTTTTACACCAGCTGGAAGATACAACATCCAAAACGCTGCAGTGTAACAACACCAGAATACAAATCCATTGCCCAGAAATTCCAGTTGTCCTCCGAAATTCCAGTTGTCCTCCGAAGATGGATATTCAGCGCTCCAACTCAAATGATCCCGATAAGGTTACTTTCCAAATATGTGGAAAGCATAACCATCTAGCCATTGAGTGTTGGTAAAGGTTTGACTATTCTTACCAATCGGACGATTTGCGCCTAGCTCAATCTTAACAGTGAAAATGATCCATCATTTTACGTTGATTCTGGGGCTACTGCGCATATGATAAATGATGCAAGTAAATTGTCATCTTTAAAATCTTATATGGGCAATGATATGATTTTTGTGGGTGATGAAAATTCCTCACCAATCTCTCACATGGGTGATGCACATGTTTCTACCAAACAAGAGAAGTTCAAATTAAATGATGTGTTTGTCGTTCCGCATTTGAAAAAGAATCTGATATTGGAAATTTTGCATCAGATAATTATTGCACCTTTGAATTCACATCTTCTGACTTTGTTGTTAAGGATCAAAACCAAAGGATAATTGCGAAGGGGCAGTTATATGCCTTGGATGGAGTTTTTCATGAAGCTTTGAGAGCATTAAGGAAAAGAGGTTCATCGTCTACACTATGACATCAACAATAAGAACATCCTAATATAAAGTTAGTATCTTTGTTGAAGAAGAAAAGTGTCATTGATATTTCTTTATCGGATAGCTAAACCAAACGTATGTATTAGTTGTCAAATGGGTAAAAGTAGACCCTCCTTTAAAACGAATAATGAGATCTCAAAGTTTCCCATTCAGAAAATACATTGTGATCTTTGGGGGCCAGCTCCTATAGCCCCAAATCAAGGTTTTCGATATTATGCGGTTATTGTTGATGACTTCAGCAGATTTACATGGTTCTATCCTTAAAAGAAAAAGACAGACTTTCTTGATTGTTTcatcaaatttcataaatttgtGGAGAACCAATTCGATCaaagaattaaaatttttcaaTGTGACgggggaaaatattttattgatcatATTCAGAATAGTGGAATCGAGATGCATGTTTCTTGTCCTGAAACTCCCCAACAAAACGGTATAGCGGAACGAAAACATCGACTTATAGTTGAGACCGGACTTACGATGTTATTCCATGCAAATTTACCATTATCTCTGTGGGTTGAAGCTTTCTTTACTAATGTATATTTGATTAATCCTTTACcatcatcagttttggagaATGAAAGCCTTTATCAAAAGCTTTATAACAAGACATTCAGATTATAATGGTTTGTCAAGAAAACATACTCGTGTGTTTTCATTGGATACAGCCCAATACACAAAGGAAAACAAAACGAGTATATATTCAACGACATGTCGTTTTTTATGAAAAAGCCTTCCCTTTCAAACCAACTCAGTTGGTCCAAAAATCTCAAGTTTTCTTTGTTAAAATTTCCGAACTTGGATGAGTTAATTGGCACGTTGGAAGATTTTTCaaatgaagaaaaataaaaaaaaaatagtcctCAATCCTTAATTGCTCATAAGTTCATAAATTGTTGCTATAATATTTCATATACAGATGTTGATACTTCCACAACCTTGGATATGTCTGTGTTGATCTTACAAAATCACAAATCATTGACTCATCAAAGTCATCAACTATAAAAACTCACGGCTCTTCTACACAAAGGCAAATTATGCAGACTAACTACGAGCAGGCTAGAAAAACTTCGATTGAGCCATGGACAATCATCATCCAAACAACCACAAAATATGGAAACTCAATCACCTCTCATTGAACATTCTGAAGAAAATTCTCAAACCGTCTCTCGACCAATGAGACAACGCAAAACACCTTCATAGTTGCAAGACTACGCAAAATAAACTTGATGTTCTTAAGTCCGATGGTACGTGGGATCTGGTTCCCAGGCTCTCTGGAGTTAACATTGTTGGCTCAAATTGGGTCTATTGGTTTAAAACGAACGAGGACTGAACAGTTGACGCTTCAAAGCTCGTTTAGTTGCAAAAGTCTTCACACAAGTCTCGGGTGTTAACTATGATGGAACCTTCAGTACGGTAGTTCGTCCAACTATGGCTAGTGATTGCTCTTTCCTTGTCATTCAAACGACATACGAGGCAACTCGATGTTAAAAATGACTTCTTGCATGGGAATCTTAAGGAAATTGTTTACATCGAACAACCACCAGGATTCATCGATTCcacaaaaaaaatcatgtttgcTTGCGCTTAAGAAATCAATCTATGGATTGAAGCAAGCACCTCGTGCTTGGTTTGATAGACTTTCTCAATATCTGCTACAACTTGGCTTTTATTGTAGCAAATTCAATGCTTCAATTTCCAATCGTGCTAAtgatataatgttattatttgtCATTTATGTCGATGATGTAATTCTTACAAGAAATAATGATGCATTTGCTCAAGGTTTAGTTGATAAGCTGGGCCAAGAATTTGCTATTAAAAACCTCGGATTAATGCATTATTTTCTTGGTGTTGAAGTGAATTTTTTTCTGTTGGTGTGTTCTTGTCGCAGCAAAAGTACACTCATGACTTGCTTCACAGAACACAAATGCTTGAAAGTGTTGCCTTCTCTACACCCATTACGATAAGAGACAAAGTGCAACCCTCAGATTCAGAGCTTGTTAATGCGACTGATTTTCGAAGCATGGTAGTCGCACTACAATACATTACCTTCACGAGGTCAGATTTAATTTATGTGGTCAATAAGGTTTCTTAGTTTCTCAGCAGTCCTACACTAGTTCATTTAAAGGTGGTGAAGCGTATTTCGAGGTACTTAAACGGTACACGAAATTTTGTTGTTTGCTATATAACTCAAAGTCCTACAACTCTCTATGCCTTTGGTATACGGATTGGGCTGGTTGTCTAGCCACCCGAAGAAGTACTACAGGATTTTGTGCATTTCTTGGTGCAAACTGCATATCTTGGTATTCAAAGAAACAAGTAGAGATGTCAATGGAGCGGGTATGGCTAAACCCAAGACCCGCCCCATGAAGAAAACTTTGACCCATTATCCGCCCCACCCCGGTTTAATATTCTTCGGACCCGCCCCACCTCGAATACAAAACGGGGCTGGGTAGACCCGTGAGACCCGTGAAAcccgaattttttaaaataaaaatagtaataTTTCTTATCACATGACTGAATTATGAAACAGACAAGCCTCTAAATACAACACAATCGAAAATTAACTCATTTCTTCGAACACACTTGATAATAACAAACAAAGCATTTTCACGATATAAAGAATAACATAGAAAAAAGAGTTACTAGCTCTCCAAAAAAATTCTTGACATCCCCAAAAATAAGTCATAACATAACTTAAAtagatcaatataaaatcagcgAGTAGGCAATATTTCAGACACATTCTTCGGGATTATCTTCCTCTTCATCAAGAATGGTGGGACAAGTTGGTAAACTACTTGAAGAATTAACTACAAAATTAAAGAGAGAAAgtacattgaaaaaataaaactataaTTTAAAACTGTAAAAAAATGTAATCAAAGAGGGAAAGTACAGtaacaaaattaaatgaaagtacaataacaaaataaaattgtgatttatttacCTTTCACCTCACCTCACAACCATCTTCGCGAGCACATCAATGCCTCCAAAGTCGTCGGATTTAGCCTACTAATGAGGACCAACTATTCTTCCACTATTGCTAAAAACAGATTCAAATGCAAAATTGACATAAGAATAGCTAAAACCGTTATGGTTGAGGTGGGCtactaaaaaaattgaaaattaataaaactaaaactatAGAGTATTTATATCCGCGGATATGGGGCGGGTATGGGGCGGGTATTATAGGACCCATGACCCGCCCCATACCCGGACGGGTATGAAAAATTGGACCCAAGACCCACCACATGACCCATTTAGTATGCCCAAACCCGCCCCATACGCGCAGGTCCATTACGGGTCTGGGTAAAACCCGGACCCATTGACATCCCTAGAAACAAGCTACTGTGTCCCGCTCTAGTTCTGAAGCCGAATATCGTCCATGGCCTCCACAACAGCATAAATAACTTGGCTGACATTCCTTATTCGAGACATTGGGATTAAATTATCACAAACACAACTGTTTTGTGACAACATTAGTGCACTCCATATGTCAGTTAATCCGATGTTTCATGCACGGTCAAAACACATTGAACTTGACTATCATTTTGTATGGGAGAAAGTTGCAATGGGCTATCTTCTCACACGATACATTCCGTCCTCGTCTCAGCCTACTGACATCTTTACAAAACCATTACCTAAGGATGCTTTCCAGAAGTTCAGAAACAAAATGGGTGTTTGTCATCTACCACGCGCCAGATTGAGGGGGCATGTTAAGGATAATTGCGAAGATCAAGGCATGATTATCACTAATAAAGGAGCATATCaagaaaaaaatcaatataCTCAAATCAAGGATCATTGTACATATTGACGGATGCAATTAGAGATTGACAGATGCAATTAGTTTTGGACTTTCCTTTTTGCTAAAGCTTATAGTTGTGTCTAATAGCCCCACAAACTACTCACCAAGGgctgaatatatgcatgcttacATTGGGAGTGCGAGATAAGCTCACACATAATCCAAACTaaggttcttgaaatattggaTGAAAGAATTCAATCTGGTTCGTATCTTACAATCCTCGGCCAAATAGTGAAACAAAAATTTACCCAAACTCGACAAAgagaaaaaaacaaacaaaacaaacGACTTGCTCCAGAAAAAACACAAACACCTGCATTCcaaaaattaaacattaaaaaataaacaatccCAGTTCATCCCATAACGAGTAAACGACGTGAATAATGTGCACCTGCCGTTGGAGAAATAGAAACCATTTCTAATCCGAAGCATCAGCACTAAGCCTATGCATCGAAACAAGCTCTAAACTACAGATTCCACTCAAAAAAATTCCAATTCCAGAGCTGAATCACACTAATAGGCACTCATATACACCAAATTCACCTGGAATGATAAATGATTCGATTGAATGTAGTAGTCTGAAATAGGAGGGGGGATGGGGATCCTGATTttgtttatatattaattttcatcGAATAGAATATGTGAGCAAGGAGAgtacataaattttttattatggaTTAGAAAGTGCAAAATCATTTTCTTCGTGACAAaaccttatatatatatatatata from the Primulina tabacum isolate GXHZ01 chromosome 16, ASM2559414v2, whole genome shotgun sequence genome contains:
- the LOC142528845 gene encoding O-methyltransferase 1, chloroplastic isoform X3 gives rise to the protein MVVFSWFPHPMAALCLRHVSLFYAPKTIKKCVINAKLETEKDDLLFQNAMQRASLRLKETLRADPLFVDPYIECLSPPDILADANCGLHKHCLATKFIDDKLVNVMRTNEELRQVVLMTDGMDTRPYKLNWPASTVLFDVSPERIFKQSVQKLEDVGAKIPRRCLLLHVPSETSDIQQHLQSKGFNGSRPSVWVFQGFPILSLANFKDILNVVSNLATKGCLLFGEMPVWLGDIENGTTSTTRIDKLFMGHGLRVELLDYEEVAHNLGKELAGDRYINTLFVAEKLQYSDDQMSFWRTELQRIEEEGDEEGFEEL
- the LOC142528845 gene encoding O-methyltransferase 1, chloroplastic isoform X4, coding for MVSISPTADPLFVDPYIECLSPPDILADANCGLHKHCLATKFIDDKLVNVMRTNEELRQVVLMTDGMDTRPYKLNWPASTVLFDVSPERIFKQSVQKLEDVGAKIPRRCLLLHVPSETSDIQQHLQSKGFNGSRPSVWVFQGFPILSLANFKDILNVVSNLATKGCLLFGEMPVWLGDIENGTTSTTRIDKLFMGHGLRVELLDYEEVAHNLGKELAGDRYINTLFVAEKLQYSDDQMSFWRTELQRIEEEGDEEGFEEL
- the LOC142528845 gene encoding O-methyltransferase 1, chloroplastic isoform X2 — its product is MNCCSSALTMVVFSWFPHPMAALCLRHVSLFYAPKTIKKCVINAKLETEKDDLLFQNAMQRASLRLKETLRADPLFVDPYIECLSPPDILADANCGLHKHCLATKFIDDKLVNVMRTNEELRQVVLMTDGMDTRPYKLNWPASTVLFDVSPERIFKQSVQKLEDVGAKIPRRCLLLHVPSETSDIQQHLQSKGFNGSRPSVWVFQGFPILSLANFKDILNVVSNLATKGCLLFGEMPVWLGDIENGTTSTTRIDKLFMGHGLRVELLDYEEVAHNLGKELAGDRYINTLFVAEKLQYSDDQMSFWRTELQRIEEEGDEEGFEEL
- the LOC142528845 gene encoding O-methyltransferase 1, chloroplastic isoform X1, which translates into the protein MLRIRNGFYFSNGSSALTMVVFSWFPHPMAALCLRHVSLFYAPKTIKKCVINAKLETEKDDLLFQNAMQRASLRLKETLRADPLFVDPYIECLSPPDILADANCGLHKHCLATKFIDDKLVNVMRTNEELRQVVLMTDGMDTRPYKLNWPASTVLFDVSPERIFKQSVQKLEDVGAKIPRRCLLLHVPSETSDIQQHLQSKGFNGSRPSVWVFQGFPILSLANFKDILNVVSNLATKGCLLFGEMPVWLGDIENGTTSTTRIDKLFMGHGLRVELLDYEEVAHNLGKELAGDRYINTLFVAEKLQYSDDQMSFWRTELQRIEEEGDEEGFEEL